In one window of Streptomyces roseofulvus DNA:
- a CDS encoding response regulator transcription factor: MTEPVRVLLADDEHLIRGALAALLALEDDLVVVAEAATGPEALAMARAHRPDVAVLDLQMPGADGVTVATSIRDELPDCRTMIVTSHGRPGHLKRALAAGVRGFAPKTVSAQRLAELIRTVHAGNRYVDPELAADAIAAGDSPLTAREAEVLELAADGAPVTEIARRAALSPGTVRNYLSSAAAKLGAENRHAAVRLARSKGWV, from the coding sequence GTGACCGAGCCCGTACGCGTGCTGCTCGCCGACGACGAGCACCTGATCCGGGGCGCGCTCGCCGCCCTGCTGGCCCTGGAGGACGACCTGGTCGTCGTCGCCGAGGCGGCGACCGGCCCCGAGGCGCTGGCCATGGCCCGCGCCCACCGGCCCGACGTCGCCGTCCTCGATCTGCAGATGCCGGGGGCGGACGGTGTGACGGTGGCCACATCGATCCGGGACGAACTCCCGGACTGCCGCACGATGATCGTGACCAGTCACGGCCGTCCCGGCCACCTCAAGCGGGCCCTCGCGGCGGGCGTCCGCGGCTTCGCCCCGAAGACCGTCAGCGCCCAGCGGCTGGCCGAGCTGATCCGTACCGTCCACGCCGGAAACCGTTACGTGGACCCGGAGTTGGCGGCCGACGCGATCGCCGCCGGCGACTCCCCGCTGACCGCCCGCGAGGCCGAGGTGCTCGAACTCGCCGCCGACGGCGCCCCCGTCACGGAGATCGCCCGGCGGGCCGCCCTCTCCCCCGGGACGGTCCGGAACTACCTCTCCTCCGCCGCCGCGAAGCTCGGTGCGGAGAACCGTCACGCGGCAGTGCGTCTCGCGCGGTCGAAAGGTTGGGTATAG
- a CDS encoding sensor histidine kinase produces MSAMTGWWSRRSVAGKVELYTRWTFHLFVPIELFAFGGIPLSRSADSPLSTAGAVGLCLWVLVHALLCGFLASRSLDHTTGVRPRPVRLATGVSAATATGNLAVVVLWTTGALPDASVNASVIVGTAVFTVGTLALCVDGVRRMLYVALGAGLVTALPVVLLGHGLLPGAATVVAVAVGGCGTAGACGFSSWLLGVVQELERSRDLKARLAVAEERLRFGRDLHDVMGRNLSVIALKSELAVQLTRRGRPEGVDQMVEVQRIAQESQREVREVVRGYREADLRVELEGARGVLDAAGIDCAVDAPAVELPSGVQSALGWVVRETTTNVLRHGDPRRCAIALRRTADGVLLTVENDGAAVRDGAAAPGRTGSGLAGLRERLGAVGGTLEAGFVDPHSFRVTARVPLAVPEQTGTRQERETVA; encoded by the coding sequence ATGTCCGCGATGACGGGGTGGTGGTCACGGCGCAGCGTCGCCGGGAAGGTCGAGCTGTACACGCGCTGGACCTTCCACCTCTTCGTACCGATCGAGCTGTTCGCCTTCGGGGGCATCCCGCTCTCCCGGTCCGCCGACAGCCCGCTGTCCACCGCCGGTGCCGTCGGGCTCTGCCTGTGGGTCCTCGTCCACGCGCTGCTCTGCGGGTTCCTCGCCTCCCGGAGCCTCGACCACACCACGGGCGTCCGGCCCCGGCCCGTCCGGCTCGCGACCGGCGTCTCCGCCGCGACCGCGACCGGCAATCTGGCCGTCGTCGTGCTGTGGACGACCGGGGCGCTGCCCGACGCCTCCGTGAACGCGAGCGTGATCGTCGGCACCGCCGTCTTCACCGTGGGCACGCTCGCCCTCTGCGTCGACGGCGTCCGGCGGATGCTGTACGTGGCCCTCGGCGCCGGGCTCGTCACCGCGCTGCCCGTCGTCCTGCTCGGCCACGGCCTGCTGCCCGGCGCCGCCACCGTCGTCGCCGTCGCCGTCGGCGGCTGCGGGACCGCCGGCGCCTGTGGCTTCTCCTCCTGGCTGCTCGGCGTCGTCCAGGAGCTGGAGCGCTCCCGCGACCTGAAGGCCCGGCTCGCCGTCGCCGAGGAACGGCTCCGCTTCGGCCGCGACCTGCACGACGTCATGGGCCGCAACCTCTCGGTGATCGCGCTCAAGAGCGAGCTGGCCGTCCAGCTCACCCGGCGCGGCCGGCCCGAGGGCGTGGACCAGATGGTCGAGGTCCAGCGGATCGCCCAGGAGTCGCAGCGGGAGGTCCGGGAGGTCGTCCGCGGCTACCGGGAGGCCGATCTGCGGGTCGAGCTGGAGGGAGCCCGGGGCGTCCTCGACGCCGCCGGCATCGACTGCGCCGTCGACGCCCCCGCCGTCGAGCTGCCCTCCGGGGTGCAGTCCGCGCTCGGCTGGGTCGTCCGCGAGACCACCACCAACGTGCTGCGGCACGGCGACCCCCGCCGCTGCGCGATCGCCCTGCGGCGCACGGCGGACGGGGTGCTGCTGACCGTCGAGAACGACGGCGCCGCCGTCCGGGACGGTGCCGCCGCCCCCGGCCGCACCGGCTCCGGCCTCGCCGGGCTGCGCGAACGGCTCGGGGCGGTGGGCGGCACCCTGGAGGCCGGGTTCGTGGACCCGCACTCCTTCCGCGTCACCGCCCGGGTGCCGCTGGCCGTGCCGGAGCAGACCGGTACCCGACAGGAGAGGGAGACGGTCGCGTGA
- a CDS encoding ABC transporter permease, translating into MSTTTAPAGRPSTTLTRLAALGRAELTLLGRNRNNLFIAAAMPLLMIFLLRSSLKGVDEATLGISLGAATLIGGTGMVLLLVVYMSLTSSLVARREELVLKRLRTGEATDPEILAGAALPATAIALAQCAILTVAGFTLLDIDAPARPDLLLLGLAAAIALLAGLAAVTTTITRTVESAGLTTLPLFLVSSFGSGLFVPRDALPDLAADLAQLLPLSGVMEFVRAGWLGTAHAGSLLTAALNTVAWGVLTGWAVRHWFRWEPRR; encoded by the coding sequence ATGAGTACGACGACCGCCCCCGCCGGCCGCCCGTCCACCACCCTCACCCGGCTCGCCGCCCTCGGCCGGGCCGAACTCACCCTCCTCGGCCGCAACCGCAACAACCTCTTCATCGCGGCCGCCATGCCGCTGCTGATGATCTTCCTGCTGCGTTCCTCCCTCAAGGGCGTCGACGAGGCCACCCTCGGCATCTCCCTCGGCGCCGCCACCCTCATCGGCGGCACCGGCATGGTCCTGCTGCTCGTCGTCTACATGAGCCTCACCTCCAGCCTCGTCGCCCGCCGCGAGGAACTCGTCCTCAAGCGGCTGCGCACCGGCGAGGCCACCGACCCCGAGATCCTCGCCGGCGCCGCGCTGCCCGCCACCGCCATCGCCCTCGCCCAGTGCGCGATCCTCACCGTCGCCGGCTTCACCCTGCTCGACATCGACGCCCCGGCCCGCCCCGACCTGCTCCTCCTCGGTCTCGCCGCCGCGATCGCGCTGCTCGCCGGGCTCGCCGCCGTCACCACCACGATCACCCGCACCGTCGAGAGCGCCGGCCTCACCACCCTGCCGCTCTTCCTCGTCTCCTCCTTCGGCTCCGGCCTCTTCGTCCCCCGCGACGCCCTGCCCGACCTCGCCGCCGACCTCGCCCAGCTGCTCCCGCTCAGCGGCGTCATGGAGTTCGTCCGGGCCGGCTGGCTCGGCACCGCCCACGCGGGCAGCCTGCTCACCGCCGCGCTCAATACAGTGGCCTGGGGCGTCCTGACGGGGTGGGCGGTCCGCCACTGGTTCCGCTGGGAGCCGCGGCGCTAG
- a CDS encoding ABC transporter ATP-binding protein produces MTHAIEATDLRRTYAGGFEAVRGLSLSVTRGEIFALLGTNGAGKTSTVELLEGLAAPTGGTARVLGHDPYRERAVVRPRIGVMLQEGGFPSDLTVAETVRMWAGCTSGARPAAEALGAVGLTGREKVRIKQLSGGERRRLDLACALLGRPEVLFLDEPTTGLDAEGRRDTWELVRALRDQGTTVLLTTHYLEEAETLADRLAIMHRGRIVLSGTPAEVTAAQPARIRFALPDGVPAARLPLALRAAEDGDRIEIRTHALQDDLTALLDWARDHGVRLDGLDARSASLEEAFLDIASRTEDAPADPKETVTR; encoded by the coding sequence ATGACTCACGCGATCGAGGCGACCGACCTGCGCCGCACCTACGCCGGCGGCTTCGAGGCGGTGCGCGGCCTCTCCCTCTCGGTGACCCGGGGCGAGATCTTCGCCCTCCTCGGCACCAACGGCGCCGGCAAGACCTCCACCGTCGAACTGCTGGAGGGCCTCGCCGCCCCGACCGGCGGCACCGCGCGCGTCCTCGGTCACGACCCGTACCGCGAACGCGCCGTCGTCCGCCCCCGCATCGGCGTCATGCTCCAGGAGGGCGGCTTCCCCTCCGACCTCACCGTGGCCGAGACCGTACGCATGTGGGCCGGCTGCACCAGCGGCGCCCGGCCCGCCGCCGAGGCGCTCGGCGCCGTCGGCCTCACCGGACGCGAGAAGGTGCGGATCAAGCAGCTGTCCGGCGGCGAGCGCCGCCGCCTCGACCTCGCCTGCGCCCTCCTCGGCCGCCCCGAGGTGCTCTTCCTCGACGAACCCACCACCGGGCTCGACGCCGAGGGCCGCCGCGACACCTGGGAACTCGTCCGCGCCCTGCGCGACCAGGGCACCACCGTCCTCCTCACCACGCACTACCTGGAGGAGGCCGAGACCCTCGCCGACCGGCTCGCGATCATGCACCGCGGCCGGATCGTCCTCTCCGGCACCCCCGCCGAGGTCACCGCCGCCCAGCCCGCCCGGATCCGCTTCGCCCTCCCGGACGGCGTGCCCGCCGCCCGGCTGCCGCTCGCGCTGAGGGCCGCCGAGGACGGCGACCGGATCGAGATCCGCACCCACGCCCTCCAGGACGACCTCACCGCCCTCCTCGACTGGGCCCGCGACCACGGCGTCCGGCTCGACGGACTCGACGCCCGCTCCGCCTCCCTCGAAGAGGCGTTCCTCGACATCGCCTCCCGCACGGAGGACGCCCCGGCCGACCCGAAGGAGACCGTGACCCGATGA
- a CDS encoding Lsr2 family protein: protein MAQRVVVTLSDDIDGGEAAETVAFGLDGKMYEIDLNAANAKKLRKALAPYLAAGRKQTGKQASGVTGTTAPYKHTALAPDPAAVRAWAQSNKMDVPARGRIPKRVYEAFREAS, encoded by the coding sequence GTGGCGCAGCGAGTGGTGGTCACCCTCTCCGACGACATCGACGGCGGAGAAGCGGCGGAAACGGTCGCGTTCGGGCTCGACGGGAAGATGTACGAGATCGACCTGAATGCTGCCAATGCAAAGAAACTCCGCAAGGCCCTCGCGCCCTACCTCGCGGCCGGGCGGAAGCAGACGGGCAAGCAGGCGTCCGGTGTGACCGGAACCACCGCCCCGTACAAGCACACGGCCCTCGCCCCCGACCCGGCGGCGGTCCGCGCCTGGGCGCAGTCCAACAAGATGGACGTGCCGGCCCGGGGCCGCATCCCCAAGCGGGTCTACGAGGCCTTCCGCGAGGCGAGCTGA
- the purS gene encoding phosphoribosylformylglycinamidine synthase subunit PurS — protein MARVVVDVMLKPEILDPQGQAVQRALPRLGFAGIADVRQGKRFELEVEGPVDDAALARIHEMAETFLANTVIEDFVVKVES, from the coding sequence GTGGCACGCGTCGTAGTCGACGTCATGCTCAAGCCGGAGATCCTCGACCCGCAGGGACAGGCGGTGCAGCGTGCACTGCCCCGCCTCGGGTTCGCCGGGATCGCCGACGTCCGTCAGGGGAAGCGCTTCGAGCTGGAGGTGGAGGGACCGGTCGACGACGCCGCCCTCGCCCGCATCCATGAGATGGCCGAAACCTTCCTCGCCAACACCGTGATCGAAGACTTCGTCGTGAAGGTCGAGTCGTGA
- the purQ gene encoding phosphoribosylformylglycinamidine synthase subunit PurQ, producing MTARIGVVTFPGTLDDQDALRAARLAGAEPVSLWHRDKDLKQVDAVVLAGGFSYGDYLRAGAISRFSPVMETIIEQAKAGMPVLGICNGFQILTEAHLLPGAMLRNNHLHFICRDQKLRVENAETAWTSDYTEGQEIEVPLKNMDGRYVADERTLDELEAEGRVAFRYLDMNPNGSLRDIAGITNAAGNVVGLMPHPEHAVEPLIGTGKTDGLGFFTSILKKLVNA from the coding sequence GTGACCGCTCGCATCGGCGTCGTCACCTTCCCCGGCACGCTCGACGACCAGGACGCGCTGCGCGCCGCCCGCCTCGCGGGCGCCGAGCCGGTCTCGCTGTGGCACCGCGACAAGGACCTCAAGCAGGTCGACGCCGTGGTCCTCGCCGGCGGTTTCTCCTACGGCGACTACCTGCGGGCCGGCGCCATCTCGCGCTTCTCGCCGGTGATGGAGACCATCATCGAGCAGGCGAAGGCCGGCATGCCGGTCCTCGGCATCTGCAACGGCTTCCAGATCCTCACCGAGGCCCACCTGCTGCCGGGCGCGATGCTCCGCAACAACCACCTCCACTTCATCTGCCGCGACCAGAAGCTGCGGGTGGAGAACGCGGAGACCGCCTGGACCTCGGACTACACCGAGGGCCAGGAGATCGAGGTCCCGCTCAAGAACATGGACGGCCGGTACGTCGCCGACGAGCGCACGCTCGACGAGCTGGAGGCCGAGGGGCGGGTGGCCTTCCGCTACCTGGACATGAACCCCAACGGCTCGCTCCGCGACATCGCGGGCATCACCAACGCCGCGGGCAACGTGGTCGGCCTCATGCCGCACCCCGAGCACGCCGTCGAGCCGCTGATCGGCACCGGCAAGACGGACGGTCTCGGTTTCTTCACCTCGATCCTCAAGAAGCTGGTCAACGCCTGA
- the purL gene encoding phosphoribosylformylglycinamidine synthase subunit PurL, which translates to MSLDTVKHASETPDSEQPWKELGLKEDEYARIREILGRRPTGAELAMYSVMWSEHCSYKSSKVHLKQFGEKTPENDAMLVGIGENAGVVDVGQGYAVTFKVESHNHPSYIEPYQGAATGVGGIVRDILAMGARPVAVVDPLRFGAADHPDTKRVLPGVVAGIGGYGNCLGLPNIGGEVVFDSCYQGNPLVNAGCIGVMKHEDIHLAKASGPGNKVILYGARTGGDGIGGVSVLASETFDDTKPAKRPAVQVGDPFQEKLLIECTLEIFKEKLVAGIQDLGGAGLSCATSELASAGSGGMRVDLEKVHLRDATLSPEEILMSESQERMCAIVEPQHVDRFLEICEKWDVIAVVIGEVTEGERLEIFWHGEQIVDVPPRTVAHEGPVYNRPYARPEWQDALQADDAGKLPRPQNGAELKDQVLKLVSSPNQASKSWITDQYDRFVQGNTVLAQPEDAGMVRIDEESNLGVAMATDGNGRYAKLDPYTGAQLALAEAYRNVAASGAKPLAISDCLNFGSPEDPAVMWQFAEATRGLADGCLQLGTPVTGGNVSLYNQTGEVAIHPTPVVAVLGVIDDVNRRTPIAFAEEGQLLYLLGDTKEEFGGSAWSEVIHQHLGGMPPAVDLDREKLLGEILISASRDGMIDAAHDLSDGGLVQAVVESCLRGGNGARLVVPEGLDAFTFLFSESAGRAVVAVPRSEELRFTDMCGARGLPATRIGVVDGDAVDVQGEFTLSLTELREAHEATIPGLLA; encoded by the coding sequence ATGAGCCTCGACACCGTCAAGCACGCGAGCGAGACGCCGGACAGCGAGCAGCCCTGGAAGGAGCTCGGCCTCAAGGAGGACGAGTACGCGCGCATCCGCGAGATCCTCGGCCGCCGTCCCACCGGCGCCGAGCTCGCCATGTACTCCGTCATGTGGTCCGAGCACTGCTCCTACAAGAGCAGCAAGGTCCACCTGAAGCAGTTCGGCGAGAAGACCCCCGAGAACGACGCCATGCTCGTCGGCATCGGCGAGAACGCCGGCGTCGTCGACGTGGGCCAGGGGTACGCGGTCACCTTCAAGGTCGAGTCGCACAACCACCCCTCGTACATCGAGCCCTACCAGGGCGCGGCCACCGGCGTCGGCGGCATCGTCCGCGACATCCTCGCCATGGGCGCCCGCCCGGTCGCGGTCGTCGACCCGCTCCGCTTCGGCGCGGCCGACCACCCCGACACCAAGCGCGTGCTGCCCGGTGTCGTCGCCGGCATCGGCGGCTACGGCAACTGCCTGGGCCTGCCCAACATCGGCGGCGAGGTCGTCTTCGACTCCTGCTACCAGGGCAACCCGCTGGTCAACGCCGGCTGCATCGGCGTGATGAAGCACGAGGACATCCACCTCGCCAAGGCCTCCGGCCCCGGCAACAAGGTCATCCTCTACGGCGCCCGCACCGGCGGCGACGGCATCGGCGGCGTCTCGGTCCTCGCGTCCGAGACCTTCGACGACACCAAGCCGGCCAAGCGCCCCGCCGTCCAGGTCGGCGACCCCTTCCAGGAGAAGCTCCTCATCGAGTGCACCCTGGAGATCTTCAAGGAGAAGCTGGTCGCCGGCATCCAGGACCTCGGCGGCGCCGGGCTCTCCTGCGCCACCTCCGAGCTGGCCTCGGCCGGCTCCGGCGGCATGCGGGTCGACCTGGAGAAGGTGCACCTGCGCGACGCGACGCTCTCGCCCGAGGAGATCCTCATGAGCGAGTCGCAGGAGCGCATGTGCGCGATCGTCGAGCCCCAGCACGTCGACCGCTTCCTGGAGATCTGCGAGAAGTGGGACGTCATCGCCGTCGTCATCGGTGAGGTCACCGAGGGCGAGCGCCTGGAGATCTTCTGGCACGGCGAGCAGATCGTCGACGTCCCGCCGCGCACGGTCGCCCACGAGGGCCCGGTCTACAACCGGCCGTACGCCCGCCCGGAGTGGCAGGACGCCCTCCAGGCCGACGACGCCGGCAAGCTGCCCCGGCCGCAGAACGGCGCCGAGCTGAAGGACCAGGTCCTGAAGCTCGTCTCCTCGCCCAACCAGGCGTCGAAGTCCTGGATCACGGACCAGTACGACCGGTTCGTGCAGGGCAACACCGTCCTGGCCCAGCCCGAGGACGCCGGCATGGTCCGCATCGACGAGGAGAGCAACCTCGGCGTGGCCATGGCGACCGACGGCAACGGCCGCTACGCCAAGCTCGACCCGTACACCGGCGCGCAGCTCGCGCTGGCGGAGGCGTACCGCAACGTGGCCGCCTCCGGCGCCAAGCCGCTCGCCATCTCGGACTGCCTGAACTTCGGTTCGCCCGAGGACCCGGCCGTCATGTGGCAGTTCGCCGAGGCCACCCGTGGTCTCGCGGACGGCTGCCTGCAGCTGGGCACCCCGGTCACCGGCGGCAACGTGTCGCTGTACAACCAGACCGGTGAGGTCGCCATCCACCCGACGCCCGTCGTGGCCGTCCTCGGTGTGATCGACGACGTCAACCGCCGCACCCCGATCGCCTTCGCGGAAGAGGGCCAGCTCCTCTACCTGCTCGGCGACACCAAGGAGGAGTTCGGCGGCTCGGCCTGGTCCGAGGTGATCCACCAGCACCTCGGTGGCATGCCGCCGGCCGTGGACCTCGACCGCGAGAAGCTGCTCGGCGAGATCCTCATCTCGGCCTCCCGCGACGGCATGATCGACGCGGCGCACGACCTCTCCGACGGCGGCCTCGTGCAGGCGGTCGTCGAGTCCTGCCTGCGCGGCGGGAACGGCGCGCGCCTGGTCGTCCCGGAGGGCCTGGACGCCTTCACGTTCCTCTTCAGCGAGTCGGCCGGCCGTGCGGTCGTCGCCGTCCCGCGCAGCGAGGAGCTCCGCTTCACCGACATGTGCGGCGCCCGCGGCCTGCCGGCGACCCGCATCGGTGTCGTCGACGGCGACGCGGTCGACGTGCAGGGCGAGTTCACGCTCTCCCTCACGGAGCTGCGCGAGGCGCACGAGGCGACCATCCCGGGCCTGCTGGCCTGA
- a CDS encoding nuclear transport factor 2 family protein: protein MTHHEHPDAALVRRGYEAFTAGDMETLASLMTGDCTHHSPGESQMSGHFKGRDNILAHYGKLMELTDGTFRVELKGIYPDGRGHAMSVHRWHADRGDRGIEMDGGLWFTMIGEKITDIDECVADITESDAFWGPAE from the coding sequence ATGACCCATCACGAGCACCCCGACGCGGCTCTGGTGCGCCGAGGGTACGAGGCGTTCACCGCCGGCGACATGGAGACGCTCGCCTCCCTCATGACCGGCGACTGCACGCACCACTCGCCCGGCGAGAGCCAGATGTCCGGGCACTTCAAGGGACGCGACAACATCCTGGCCCACTACGGGAAGCTCATGGAGCTGACCGACGGCACCTTCCGCGTGGAGCTCAAGGGCATCTACCCGGACGGCAGGGGCCACGCCATGTCCGTCCACCGGTGGCACGCCGACCGGGGTGACCGGGGCATCGAGATGGACGGCGGCCTCTGGTTCACGATGATCGGCGAGAAGATCACCGACATCGACGAGTGCGTCGCGGACATCACCGAGTCCGACGCCTTCTGGGGCCCCGCGGAGTGA
- a CDS encoding maleylpyruvate isomerase family mycothiol-dependent enzyme: MPPARKRARSYDPAKIRAAVTAQFGHVRDAVLALAPEALDGPTRLGEWTVRELAGHVTMALGSVVRGLEGPEPARRELVLLDWPLATATAAARIDEDVRGLDTADLPGLYARVADDFAKASAGADGERLVPTRFGAMTLADFLVTRTVELVVHTDDLAAATGTEIPYDRQALAACTRLLADALAVKAPGGSVEVRIPPYAVVQCVEGPRHTRGTPPNVVETDPLTWIRLATGRTDWATELDAARIAASGERADLAALLPVMG, encoded by the coding sequence ATGCCACCCGCCAGGAAACGCGCCCGCAGCTACGACCCCGCCAAGATCCGTGCCGCCGTCACCGCCCAGTTCGGGCACGTACGGGACGCGGTCCTCGCCCTGGCGCCGGAAGCCCTCGACGGGCCCACCCGGCTGGGGGAGTGGACCGTACGGGAGCTGGCCGGGCACGTGACGATGGCGCTCGGCTCGGTCGTCCGCGGCCTCGAAGGCCCGGAGCCCGCCCGCCGCGAGCTCGTCCTCCTGGACTGGCCCCTGGCCACCGCCACCGCCGCCGCGCGGATCGACGAGGACGTCCGGGGCCTGGACACCGCCGACCTGCCCGGGCTGTACGCGCGCGTGGCGGACGACTTCGCGAAGGCGTCGGCCGGCGCGGACGGCGAGCGGCTCGTCCCGACCCGGTTCGGCGCCATGACCCTCGCCGACTTCCTCGTCACCCGCACCGTCGAGCTGGTCGTCCACACCGACGACCTGGCCGCGGCGACCGGGACGGAGATCCCGTACGACCGGCAGGCGCTCGCCGCCTGCACCCGGTTGCTCGCCGACGCCCTCGCCGTGAAGGCCCCCGGCGGCTCGGTCGAGGTGCGGATCCCGCCGTACGCGGTGGTGCAGTGCGTGGAGGGCCCCCGGCACACCCGGGGCACCCCGCCGAACGTCGTCGAGACGGACCCGCTGACGTGGATCCGCCTCGCCACCGGGCGGACCGACTGGGCCACCGAGCTGGACGCGGCCCGGATCGCCGCCAGCGGCGAGCGGGCCGACCTGGCGGCGCTGCTGCCGGTCATGGGCTAG
- a CDS encoding META domain-containing protein, protein MPTPRCTTLAAATALLAALTACAQQADAGGGAGDPDLPLSGTHWTVDAVTVDGGRSTAPDGARVDFTDRGRAQGDTGCNHFGASFAVDGATVTVTSEEVTERGCPDDPQRFEAAFLAAFTGPLKGTLKDGALTLASADGKRQVELTAEPSAPLRGTVWKVDGLVSQDSAASLPAGAEDKARLVIGADGEVTGNLGCNGFSATATVDEKAGTLTVDGPAATTRMMCTGPQMALETKLYELLDGPLSYRVEHRTLTLTDGGGEGLTARAERAQ, encoded by the coding sequence ATGCCGACGCCGCGCTGCACCACCCTCGCCGCCGCCACCGCTCTGCTCGCCGCTCTCACCGCCTGCGCCCAGCAGGCGGACGCGGGCGGCGGCGCGGGCGATCCCGACCTGCCGCTCTCCGGCACCCACTGGACCGTCGACGCGGTCACCGTCGACGGCGGCCGGTCGACCGCCCCCGACGGTGCCCGGGTCGACTTCACCGACCGGGGCCGCGCGCAGGGCGACACCGGCTGCAACCACTTCGGCGCGTCCTTCGCCGTGGACGGCGCCACCGTCACCGTCACCTCGGAGGAGGTCACCGAGCGGGGCTGCCCCGATGACCCGCAGCGCTTCGAGGCCGCCTTCCTCGCCGCCTTCACGGGACCGCTGAAGGGCACCCTGAAGGACGGCGCGCTCACCCTCGCCTCCGCGGACGGCAAGCGGCAGGTCGAGCTGACCGCCGAACCGTCCGCCCCGCTCCGCGGCACCGTCTGGAAGGTCGACGGCCTGGTCTCCCAGGACTCCGCCGCCTCCCTCCCGGCCGGCGCGGAGGACAAGGCGCGCCTGGTGATCGGCGCGGACGGCGAGGTCACCGGCAACCTCGGCTGCAACGGCTTCTCCGCGACCGCGACGGTCGACGAGAAGGCCGGCACCCTCACCGTCGACGGCCCGGCCGCGACGACCCGGATGATGTGCACCGGCCCGCAGATGGCGCTGGAGACGAAGCTCTACGAGCTCCTCGACGGCCCCCTCTCCTACCGGGTCGAGCACCGGACCCTGACGCTCACCGACGGCGGCGGCGAGGGCCTCACGGCCCGGGCGGAGCGGGCTCAGTAG